A part of Nocardioides sp. WS12 genomic DNA contains:
- the nadC gene encoding carboxylating nicotinate-nucleotide diphosphorylase yields the protein MIARTSYDALPASLVEEIAAAGLSPQAIYDHIALAFEEDLPGGADDVTSAAMPDMGRAVADFVAREPGVVAGLAIAELSFIYALGDAVELSGRVPDGTRVEPGDVVLTVSGPVQGVLTAERTALNFASHLSGVATATAAWVDALAGTSARVLDTRKTLPGWRALQKYAVACGGGVNHRFSLVDRAMVKDNHAVAAGGPVAAYQAVVAANPGLRVEVEVMNLDELRDVLAAGCTEVLLDNMSTADMAEAVRINQAAGGNATLEASGGLTLERAREVAETGVDFISVGALTHSVNVFDLGLDFRTT from the coding sequence GTGATCGCGCGGACGTCGTACGACGCCCTGCCGGCGTCGCTCGTCGAGGAGATCGCCGCAGCCGGACTCTCGCCGCAGGCGATCTACGACCACATCGCGCTGGCGTTCGAGGAAGACCTGCCTGGTGGCGCCGACGACGTCACCAGCGCCGCGATGCCGGACATGGGCCGCGCCGTCGCTGACTTCGTGGCTCGCGAGCCGGGGGTCGTGGCGGGCCTCGCCATCGCCGAACTCTCGTTCATCTACGCCCTCGGTGACGCCGTGGAACTGAGTGGCCGCGTGCCCGACGGCACCCGTGTCGAGCCCGGCGACGTCGTACTCACCGTGTCGGGCCCCGTCCAGGGCGTCCTGACCGCCGAGCGCACCGCTCTCAACTTCGCGTCGCACCTGTCGGGCGTCGCGACGGCGACCGCTGCCTGGGTCGACGCCCTGGCCGGCACCAGTGCGCGGGTGCTCGACACCCGCAAGACACTGCCGGGCTGGCGCGCGTTGCAGAAGTACGCCGTTGCGTGCGGTGGTGGCGTCAACCACCGGTTCAGCCTTGTCGACCGCGCGATGGTCAAGGACAACCACGCCGTTGCCGCGGGTGGACCCGTGGCCGCCTACCAGGCCGTCGTGGCCGCCAACCCCGGCCTGCGGGTGGAGGTCGAGGTCATGAACCTCGACGAACTGCGCGACGTGCTCGCCGCTGGCTGCACCGAGGTGCTGCTGGACAACATGAGCACCGCAGACATGGCCGAGGCCGTCCGGATCAACCAGGCTGCGGGCGGCAACGCCACTCTCGAGGCGTCGGGCGGGCTCACCCTCGAGCGCGCCCGTGAGGTCGCCGAGACCGGTGTCGACTTCATCTCGGTCGGTGCGCTGACCCACTCGGTCAACGTGTTCGACCTCGGCCTGGACTTCCGGACCACGTAG
- a CDS encoding type III pantothenate kinase, producing MPLLAADIGNAHTVLGLLEDGEVVADWRVSTDERRTADEWSVLLRGLLGDLEQDVTGIVVCSTVPAGLNAWREMLAVHFADVAQVIVEPGIRTGVPIMVDNPREVGTDRIVNALSAAADYSGPAIVVDFGGTATTFDVVDAQSRYIGGAITPGIEISLDALSRGGAQLRMVELVRPRGVIGKNTVEALQSGMVFGVASQVEGMVERLIAALGCVTEDVAVIATGHLAPLVFEDCRCFTDHSPWLTLRGLEKVFLRNQR from the coding sequence ATGCCGCTGCTCGCCGCCGACATCGGCAATGCCCACACCGTCCTCGGGTTGCTCGAGGACGGCGAAGTCGTTGCCGACTGGCGGGTGTCGACCGACGAGCGGCGCACGGCCGACGAGTGGTCGGTGCTCCTGCGCGGGCTGCTCGGCGACCTGGAGCAGGACGTCACCGGGATCGTCGTGTGCTCGACGGTGCCCGCCGGACTGAACGCATGGCGCGAGATGCTCGCGGTGCATTTCGCCGATGTCGCGCAGGTGATCGTCGAACCCGGTATTCGCACCGGAGTTCCGATCATGGTCGACAATCCCCGCGAAGTCGGCACCGACCGGATCGTCAACGCACTTTCCGCAGCGGCCGATTATTCGGGTCCCGCAATCGTCGTCGACTTCGGCGGTACGGCGACGACTTTCGACGTCGTCGATGCCCAGAGCCGGTACATCGGCGGAGCGATCACTCCCGGAATTGAGATCTCTCTCGACGCATTGAGTCGCGGCGGCGCCCAATTGCGCATGGTCGAACTCGTGCGCCCACGCGGCGTCATCGGCAAGAACACCGTCGAGGCCCTCCAGTCCGGAATGGTCTTCGGTGTCGCCAGTCAGGTAGAAGGCATGGTCGAGCGCCTCATTGCCGCATTGGGATGTGTCACCGAGGACGTCGCGGTGATTGCCACCGGACATCTCGCCCCACTGGTCTTCGAGGATTGTCGGTGCTTTACCGACCACTCCCCGTGGCTGACCCTGCGCGGACTGGAAAAGGTGTTCCTCCGCAATCAACGGTGA
- a CDS encoding Lsr2 family protein, which produces MAQKVSITLVDDIDGTEASQTVVFGLDGTSYEIDLNDTNADALREALATYVGHGRKVGRAARRGARAAASSDSGVSAREIREWARSNGHAVPERGRIPADVREAFDSAN; this is translated from the coding sequence ATGGCGCAAAAGGTCAGCATCACCCTGGTGGACGACATCGACGGCACCGAGGCGAGCCAGACGGTGGTCTTCGGTCTTGACGGCACCAGTTACGAGATCGACCTGAACGACACGAATGCCGATGCGCTCCGGGAAGCCCTGGCGACGTACGTCGGCCACGGCCGCAAGGTCGGCCGCGCTGCCCGGCGGGGTGCGCGCGCCGCGGCGTCATCCGACAGTGGCGTCTCCGCCAGGGAGATCCGCGAGTGGGCCCGATCCAACGGCCACGCCGTCCCCGAGCGCGGCCGGATCCCTGCCGACGTACGCGAGGCCTTTGATTCGGCCAACTGA